In Azospirillum thermophilum, the genomic stretch GCGGAGCGCACGATGTCCTCGTAGATGCTGGTGTAGAGGGCGTCCACCTCGTCGTCGGTGCGCCAGATGCGCAGCGCGCCCTCCACGTCGCTGTCGACATAGGCGTCGACCACCGCGGCCAGCCGCTCGCGCACCAGGCGGCCGAGCTTCGGCAGGGCGGCCATCGGCGCCAGCTCCGGCCCCTCCGCCAGGATGGCGGCGCGCTTGGCGCAGTTGGCGGCATGGTCGCCGATGCGCTCCAGATTGCCGGCGATCTTCAGGGCCGCCACCACCTCGCGCAGGTCGTCGGCCACCGGCTGGCGCAGCGCCAGCAGGCGCATGCAGTGCGCTTCGATCTCATGCTCGAAGCTGTCGAGTCGGGCATCGGACTGAACGATCTCCTGCACCAGATCCGGGTTGCGCTGGGTCAGGCAGCTCAGCGCCTGGTCGAGTTGGGTCTCGGCAGCGCCGGCCATCTGTACGATGCCGGCCTTCAGCCGCTTCAGCGCATCTTCGAACGCGGAAACGATGTGCGGAACGTTGTTCTTCATCTGTCCGACCTCTGACGCGTCGGGCGGTGCCGCCCGGCGTCCCTGCAGGAGTAGCAAAATGGGAATTCCGGCAGGGTACCGGACAAATGTTACAAAAACTAGACGGCCACCCGGGAAATCTGCGGTCCGGCCATGACGGGCGGGCAGGCCCCCGCTGTCACAATCCCGTTGCGGGGGAGGGGGATTCAGCCTAGACATAGCCCCCGGCGGGACCGGGGGTATGACTGTCCCGGCAGGTTATTCGCGTACCTGCCGTTGACGGAAAATTAACTCTGATCCGGCAGTTTCTCCGGCACCGACGTCCGGTAGAACGCCGGTGCTCCTAGAAGCTGGCGCCTCTTGACGGGGGGCCGGCTTTGCCACGGGATCTTGCGGGGTTCCGATGCCGCCGGATCGGGCGTCGCCCGGCCGCGCGCACACTCCGCTTGAGCGCGAGGGGGCATTCGTCTATGGAACCGTTGGCGGGCATGGCAGGCCATCCCGTCGGCAAGGCCGTCTCAACCGCATAGATAGAGTCCGTCAGCTCCATGCTTTCCAAACTGCTCGGCGTGCTGTCTGCCGACATGGCGATCGATCTGGGGACGGCCAACACCCTGGTGTATGTCAAGGGCCGCGGCATCGTCCTGAACGAACCGTCGGTCGTCGCCATCGCCAACGTGCGCGGCAAGAAACAGGTTCTCGCCGTCGGTGACGAGGCGAAGATGATGCTGGGCCGCACGCCCGGCAACATCCAGGCCATCCGCCCCCTGCGCGACGGCGTCATCGCCGATTTCGAGGTGGCGGAGGAAATGATCAAGCATTTCATCCGCAAGGTTCACAACCGCCGCAGCTTCGCCAGCCCGCAGGTCATCGTCTGCGTGCCGTCGGGCTCGACCGCGGTGGAGCGCCGGGCGATCCAGGAATCGGCCGAGGCCGCGGGCGCGCGCCGGGTCTTCCTGATCGAGGAGCCGATGGCCGCCGCGATCGGCGCCGGCCTTCCGGTGACGGAGCCGACCGGCTCCATGGTCGTGGACATCGGCGGCGGCACCACCGAAGTGGCCGTGCTGTCGCTGGGCGGCATCGTCTATTCGCGCTCCGTCCGCGTCGGCGGCGACAAGATGGACGAGGCGATCATCGGCTACATCCGCCGCACCCACAATCTGCTGGTGGGCGAAGGTTCGGCCGAGCGGATCAAGAAGGAGATCGGGTCGGCCTGCCCGCCGGAGGACGGCGAGGGCCGCATCCTGGAGATCAAGGGCCGCGACCTGATGAACGGCGTGCCCAAGGAGCTCATCATCTCCGAGCGGCAGATCGCCGAGTCGCTGGCCGAGCCGGTCTCGGCCATCGTCGAGGCGGTGAAGGTCGCGCTGGAGCATACCGCCCCCGAGCTGGCCGCGGACATCGTCGACAAGGGCATCGTGCTGACCGGCGGCGGCGCCCTGCTGGGCAACCTGGACTTCGTCCTGCGCCACGCCACCGGGCTGCCGGTGTCGATCGCCGAGGATCCGCTCTCCTGTGTCGCGCTGGGCACAGGCCGCGCGCTGGAAGAGATGAAGACGCTGCGAAACGTCTTGGTCAGCGCCTACTGATTGGTGTATTCCTCGGTTGGATGCCTCCGGCCTTTTTGCTCCTGCGGATTAGACACCGCACAGTGAAAGGCCGGAGACGGACCGCGTATCTCGACGGGATAATCCTGTGAAGCCACGCACATCCGGATCCGTCATACGCCTCGCCGCTCCGCTCCGGGCCCTCGCGCAGCGTTTTTCCTTCCTTCTCCTTGTGCTGGCCTGCGTCGCGCTGATGATGGTCGGCAAGATCGAGGCGCTGTCGGTCGACAACGCGCGTGCGCGCGTCACCGATGCCTTCGCCCCGATCCTCGACGCCATCTCGCGCCCGGCGGCCACCGCCGCCCGCGTGGTGGAGTCGGCGGTCGAGGTGCAGAACGCCTTCGAGGAGAACCAGCGGCTGAAGGCGGAGAATGCCCGGCTGCTGCAATGGAAGCAGGCCGCCCTGCGGCTCGAGTCCGAGAACGCCAGCCTGCGGAGCCTGCTGAAGGCGACGCCGGAACCCTCCGTCTCCTACATCACCGCCCGCGTCATCGCCGCCCCCGGCAGCAGTTTCCTGCGCACGCTGGTCGTCACCGCCGGCCGTCGCGACGGGGTGCGCAAGGGGCAGGCGGCGCTTGCCGGCCCGGGGCTGGTCGGCCGGGTGATCGAGGTGGGGGAGTGGTCGTCGCGCATCCTGCTGCTGACCGACATCAACGCCCGCGTTCCGGTGGTGGTGGAATCCTCGCGCCAGCGCGCGGTGCTGGCCGGCGACAACTCCGACCAGCCGAAGCTGCTCTACCTGCCGCCGGAGACGCCGGTGCAGGTCGGCGAGCGGGTGGTGACCTCGGGCCATGGCGGGCTGTTTCCCCCCGGCCTGCCGGTCGGCGTCGTGACCTCGGCGGGCGAGCGCGGCGTGCGCGTCCTGCCGAACGCCGACCTGTCGCGCATCGAGCATCTGCGTCTCGTGGAATTCGGACTGCCGGGCACCGATCTGGACCAGGCATCCGAGTGGAAATGACCACGACGTTCTGGCAGCGGCTGGACAAGGCCGGCCGCAACCTCGCGCCGTTCGCCGTCACCGTGATGCTGATGCTGCTGGGCATGGTGCCGGTGCCGATCCCCGGTTACACGCCGGTGGCGCCGATGCTGACGGTGATCTCGGTCTATTACTGGACGATCCATCGGCCGGATCTGATGCGGCCCGGCGTCGCCTTCCTTATCGGGCTGCTGCAGGATCTGCTGACCGGCGGGCCGCTGGGGGTCAACGCCCTGCTGCTGGTTGTCACGCAATGGGTGGTGCTGAACCAGCGGCGGGTGTTCCTGTCCAGCACCTTCCTGCTGCTGTGGGTGGGCTTCGCCATGGTGATGCTGGGTATCTGCTTCCTGCAGTGGCTGGCCTTCTCCGCATTGAATGCGACATTGCTGCCATTCAATACGGTACTGTTCCAGGGGCTGCTCACCATGGCCATCTTTCCCAGCGTGGCGTGGCTGCTGATCCGCGTCCACCGCGCCTTCCTGCAGACCTGACCGGTTCCGTTTCCTCGCACAGGCCTCGGCATCCATGAGTTCGATCGACCGCGATACCGACCGCTCCCGCCTTCTCGGCCGCCGCGCACTGGTGCTCGGCGGGCTGAAGCTGGGCGCCCTGTCGGCCCTGGTCGGGCGGCTTTATTACCTGCAGGTGGTGGAGTCGGCGCGCTACACCATGCTGGCCGAGGAGAACCGGATCAGCCTGCGCCTGATCGCACCGTCGCGCGGGCCGATCGTCGACCGCTTCGGCGAGCCGCTGGCGGTCAATCAGCAGAATTACCGCGTCGTCGTGGTGGCGGAGCGCATCCACAACATCCAGGAGACGCTGGACAAGATCTCCCGCATCGTGCCGCTGACCGACGGCGACCGCCGGCGCGTCCTGCGCGAACTGCACCGCAAGCGCCGCTTCGTGCCGGTGACGGTGCGCGAGAACCTGACCTGGGAGCAGGTGGCGACCATCGAGATGAACACCCCGGACCTGCCGGGCGTGGCGATCGAGGTGGGCGAGCTGCGCCACTATCCGCATGCCGAGGCGACCGCCCACATCATGGGCTATGTCGGCGCCGTCTCGGAGTCGGAGCTGAAGGGCAACAGCGACCCGGTGCTGTCGCTGCCGGGATTCCGCATCGGCAAGGCGGGCATCGAGAAGTATCACGAGAAGGTGCTGCGCGGCACCGCCGGCACCAGCCAGCTCGAGGTCAATGCGGTCGGCCGGGTGATCCGCGAACTGTCGCGCGACGAGGGGCAGTCCGGCCGCGAGATCCAGCTGACCATCGACATCGCGCTGCAGCATTACGTGCAGCAGCGGCTGGCGCAGGAGCAGAGCGCATCCGCCGTGGTCATGGACGTGCATACCGGCGGCATCTACGCCCTGTGCTCCCACCCCAGCTACGATCCCAACCAGTTCACCATGGGCATCAATGCGGAGCTGTGGGAAGAGCTGCTGTCCAACCCGGCGACCCCGCTGAACAACAAGGCGGTGGTCGGCCAGTACCCGCCGGGCTCCACCTTCAAGATGATCGTGGCCCTCGCCGGGCTGGAGAGCGGCGCCATCACCGGCCGGCACAGCGTCTTCTGTCCCGGCTACATGGAGCTGGGCGACCACCGCTTCCATTGCTGGAAGAAGGGCGGTCACGGCACGGTGGACGTGGTCGGCGCGCTGCGCCATTCCTGCGACGTCTTCTTCTACGACCTGTCACGCCGCGTCGGCGTCGACCGCATCGCCGAGATGGCGAAGCGCTTCGGTCTGGGCGAGCGTACCGGGCTCGACCTGCCGCACGAGCGGCCGGGCCTGATCCCTTCCATCGCCTGGAAAAAGGCGACCTACGGCAAGAGCTGGGACATGGGCGAGACGCTGGTCGCCTCGATCGGCCAGGGCTACGTGCTCGCGACTCCTCTACAGCTCGCGGTGATGACCTGCCGTCTCGCCAACGGCGGCTATGCGGTGAAGCCGCACCTGACCAAGCAGATCAAGACGGTGGCGGGCGAGCAGACCGCCTGGCCGCCCATCGGGGTGAAGAAGGAGAACCTCGACCTCGTCCTGCGCGGGATGAACGAGGTGACCAACGCACCGAACGGCACGGCCTACAAGTCGCGCATCACCGAGGTCGGCTATGAGATGGCCGGCAAGACCGGCTCCGCCCAGGTGCGCCGCATCACCATGGCCGAGCGCAACACCGGCGTGAAGAAGAACGAGGACCTGCCCTGGCGGGAGCGCGACCACGCGCTGTTCGTCTCCTTCGCGCCGGTCCAGGCGCCGCGCTATGCCTGCGCCGTCTTCGTCGAGCATGGCGGCGGCGGGTCCGCCGTGGCGGCGCCGATCGCCCGCGACATCCTGCTGGAGACCCAGAAGCGCGATCCCGGCCGGGCGGCGGTGGCCGAGGGGCCGGTCCCGGGCCGGCCGGAAGAACCGCGCGGGTAGCGCCGTCTCCGGCCGCCGGATCGATGCCCGGCTCAGGCCGCGCCGACGGTCCGCAGGATCGGCAGCCGGCGCTCGACGAAGCGGGCATGCCGCTGCCGCAGCTCTTCCAGATTCTCCTCCGCCGTTTCCATCCGCCGGCCGTCGCGCAGGAAGGCGACGCCCTGGGCCGACAGGTGGCGCCAGGCGAAGGCGGCCGGCTCCTCGCCCTGCCGGGCGGCCAGCAGGAACAGGGCTTCATCCCAGGACACCGCGACGCCGGTCCCCAGCACGGGCGAGGCGAGATAGGTCGTTCCCTCGCCGGGGCGGTGATCCCTCATCAGCGCGGCGTTGCAGCGATCGGCATGGCTCC encodes the following:
- the mreC gene encoding rod shape-determining protein MreC, with protein sequence MKPRTSGSVIRLAAPLRALAQRFSFLLLVLACVALMMVGKIEALSVDNARARVTDAFAPILDAISRPAATAARVVESAVEVQNAFEENQRLKAENARLLQWKQAALRLESENASLRSLLKATPEPSVSYITARVIAAPGSSFLRTLVVTAGRRDGVRKGQAALAGPGLVGRVIEVGEWSSRILLLTDINARVPVVVESSRQRAVLAGDNSDQPKLLYLPPETPVQVGERVVTSGHGGLFPPGLPVGVVTSAGERGVRVLPNADLSRIEHLRLVEFGLPGTDLDQASEWK
- a CDS encoding rod shape-determining protein — encoded protein: MLSKLLGVLSADMAIDLGTANTLVYVKGRGIVLNEPSVVAIANVRGKKQVLAVGDEAKMMLGRTPGNIQAIRPLRDGVIADFEVAEEMIKHFIRKVHNRRSFASPQVIVCVPSGSTAVERRAIQESAEAAGARRVFLIEEPMAAAIGAGLPVTEPTGSMVVDIGGGTTEVAVLSLGGIVYSRSVRVGGDKMDEAIIGYIRRTHNLLVGEGSAERIKKEIGSACPPEDGEGRILEIKGRDLMNGVPKELIISERQIAESLAEPVSAIVEAVKVALEHTAPELAADIVDKGIVLTGGGALLGNLDFVLRHATGLPVSIAEDPLSCVALGTGRALEEMKTLRNVLVSAY
- the mreD gene encoding rod shape-determining protein MreD; this encodes MTTTFWQRLDKAGRNLAPFAVTVMLMLLGMVPVPIPGYTPVAPMLTVISVYYWTIHRPDLMRPGVAFLIGLLQDLLTGGPLGVNALLLVVTQWVVLNQRRVFLSSTFLLLWVGFAMVMLGICFLQWLAFSALNATLLPFNTVLFQGLLTMAIFPSVAWLLIRVHRAFLQT
- the phoU gene encoding phosphate signaling complex protein PhoU; its protein translation is MKNNVPHIVSAFEDALKRLKAGIVQMAGAAETQLDQALSCLTQRNPDLVQEIVQSDARLDSFEHEIEAHCMRLLALRQPVADDLREVVAALKIAGNLERIGDHAANCAKRAAILAEGPELAPMAALPKLGRLVRERLAAVVDAYVDSDVEGALRIWRTDDEVDALYTSIYEDIVRSASAGQDRFTTHMHLAQIAKSLERIGDHATNIAEVVHFVVTARPLLEDRPKADRSREVVSP
- the mrdA gene encoding penicillin-binding protein 2, producing MSSIDRDTDRSRLLGRRALVLGGLKLGALSALVGRLYYLQVVESARYTMLAEENRISLRLIAPSRGPIVDRFGEPLAVNQQNYRVVVVAERIHNIQETLDKISRIVPLTDGDRRRVLRELHRKRRFVPVTVRENLTWEQVATIEMNTPDLPGVAIEVGELRHYPHAEATAHIMGYVGAVSESELKGNSDPVLSLPGFRIGKAGIEKYHEKVLRGTAGTSQLEVNAVGRVIRELSRDEGQSGREIQLTIDIALQHYVQQRLAQEQSASAVVMDVHTGGIYALCSHPSYDPNQFTMGINAELWEELLSNPATPLNNKAVVGQYPPGSTFKMIVALAGLESGAITGRHSVFCPGYMELGDHRFHCWKKGGHGTVDVVGALRHSCDVFFYDLSRRVGVDRIAEMAKRFGLGERTGLDLPHERPGLIPSIAWKKATYGKSWDMGETLVASIGQGYVLATPLQLAVMTCRLANGGYAVKPHLTKQIKTVAGEQTAWPPIGVKKENLDLVLRGMNEVTNAPNGTAYKSRITEVGYEMAGKTGSAQVRRITMAERNTGVKKNEDLPWRERDHALFVSFAPVQAPRYACAVFVEHGGGGSAVAAPIARDILLETQKRDPGRAAVAEGPVPGRPEEPRG